The following are from one region of the Pocillopora verrucosa isolate sample1 chromosome 3, ASM3666991v2, whole genome shotgun sequence genome:
- the LOC136279716 gene encoding NLR family CARD domain-containing protein 4-like, with translation MSETARTDESSSKNIYGDPPKINISLPEISELTQNFIRWKDIQLPIDILLLTVKDCEFLSCYYYINDPLRSYCKGLGHVYFGSFGEDQDVKLKVALMKCSERFKVPGGALTVVKNAVTQLRPKAVFSVGHCSGMNQESTKLGDVVLSEKLTTYSYQKVTKDGKNFCGFTTPVSRDITELIECASHGWNPPLENPKERKVEVLCGEVLSGTEVVQAGWRQDELVKSFPEAIAIETEGEGVFSAAHELKMEWVVIKGISGYADGTEAKETWQTFASVTAASLVVSILKECSIFEDWPHYKDISTDRQHSALSKEVPVEPCCSSAQSSQQQHVSSTKTAGRKRKSSSGLLDQGIKRSKLEAGGSTKQLPRPEVKRRKEESSSKDALTPKKGKTHFAGGSTKHSPWPKVKGRDEESSPSDASIPKERGGSTKHLPRPEVKRRKEESSSMDLTPKKGTRFAGGSTKHLPPPKVKRRNEESSSSDALTPKKRDSSVTEFWEWCRNQLRAFYNTMCQVKITPWDPDNTVHINSIYIQVTFLQDYRKPDGTTKKKLGDSSEVLEGDEDHPIRRRILVYGRPGIGKSTFTQKVAVDWANGRTKILEKFNLLLLIRLRDVCGISDLCTMLKTAELLSADDPMAVNNLCEYVRQNQEKVLLILDGYDEYSGGKSSIIHEIWRGSQLRDCCVMITTRPVKEDELRVPSHAQFEVNGFDSWEQKKQFASKILPDKEDVKGLLEYLRKHDLVEMAEIPLLLLMLCLLWKKKKPQLPTSRGEIYVEFIQTLLDHMAIKDSDNVATDKSIDEYQEELSKIGKLAFDALLEDCLYFNFSKFPPGDLFEKLIHVGFFQVSKLSALNRGKIVSFLHKSVQEFLAAWFIVQEAKVKKNETVTCLSGMDTFEKSRKMAEVLKFVCELSSEAAGIVFDHLRYVGEKEGLTIYNFTRTSSVEDLSLAQKEFILLCVDYLFRCPASDRLAVYSAFLSCVNHVVILDKKHSSTAAKTHFFKDTTSFPNYLFYSDWESNHDDFLSILFDLNVVVLTCSGEIKDVKKYADLREADFFLKKSEMRNFIYFRRITNAVFRCKLFHELISASVCSSQPPVDNLRNNEDDNIALSLTEHYLSLVREVKLFPATVEDFVLLKNLLPLLTAPRDIAIWRRVTDGVEVNSIESGIHRINFTDNLHSLNLKGINLTAKCAAFIAESLHHSPNLHKLYLSLNPLHSGVSHLAENLHHVPQLTKLELTCVQMGEKECAALAASLQYLNKLKELDMSYNPLGHGIIELAKNLNSVPNLTELKLSSTNMGEDEASALDRALKDVPELRNLDLVGNPLGRGVRDLVQHLSSVPKLSFLYLLRVQMTKTETEELCTAVKGRGITLFTDYHVIDIAGARWIKRPLTEAELKKKGIRFRKEQDGDDDDDDDNDDDDDEEEDSDDFDDDDDDDDEAD, from the exons ATGTCAGAAACTGCAAGAACTGACGAGAGCAGTTCAAAGAACATTTATGGTGACCCACCAAAGATCAATATTAGTCTTCCAGAGATAAGTGAACTAACCCAGAATTTTATACGTTGGAAGGATATTCAACTCCCAATTGACATTCTGTTGTTAACAGTGAAGGACTGTGAGTTCTTGAGCTGCTACTATTACATTAATGATCCATTAAGAAGCTATTGCAAAGGCCTTGGTCATGTGTACTTTGGCAGCTTTGGTGAAGATCAAGATGTTAAACTGAAAGTTGCTTTGATGAAATGCTCAGAGAGATTTAAAGTTCCTGGTGGTGctttaactgttgtaaaaaaTGCTGTCACTCAGCTGAGGCCAAAAGCTGTCTTTTCTGTGGGCCACTGTAGTGGTATGAATCAGGAATCAACAAAGCTTGGGGATGTGGTTCTGTCAGAAAAGCTCACAACCTATTCCTATCAGAAGGTTACAAAGGATGGAAAGAACTTTTGTGGGTTCACAACTCCTGTAAGCAGAGACATTACTGAACTCATTGAATGTGCAAGTCATGGTTGGAATCCACCCCTAGAAAATCCTAAAGAGAGGAAAGTTGAAGTCCTCTGTGGCGAGGTTTTGAGTGGTACTGAGGTCGTGCAAGCTGGATGGCGACAAGATGAACTAGTGAAGTCATTTCCTGAAGCAATTGCAATTGAAACAGAAGGAGAGG GAGTTTTCAGTGCAGCACATGAACTGAAAATGGAGTGGGTTGTCATCAAGGGTATTTCAGGATATGCAGATGgaactgaagcaaaagaaacCTGGCAAACATTTGCAAGTGTAACAGCAGCTTCTCTTGTTGTCAGCATTCTAAAGGAATGCAGTATTTTTGAAGATTGGCCACATTACAAAG ATATTTCAACTGACAGACAACATTCAGCACTGAGTAAAGAAGTTCCGGTAGAGCCATGCTGCTCTAGTGCCCAGTCTTCCCAACAGCAACATGTTTCGTCTACCAAAACAGCAG GTAGAAAAAGGAAGTCATCAAGCGGGTTACTGGACCAGGGCATAAAGCGCTCAAAGCTTGAAG CAGGGGGTTCTACTAAACAGTTGCCTCGGCCAGAGGTGAAACGCCGTAAGGAAGAGTCGTCTTCGAAGGACGCCTTAACtccaaagaaaggaaaaactcattttgcag gtggttctactaaacattcGCCTTGGCCAAAGGTGAAAGGCCGtgatgaagagtcgtctccgaGTGACGCCTCAATCCCAAAGGaaagag ggggttctactaaacatttgccTCGGCCAGAGGTGAAACGCCGTAAGGAAGAGTCGTCTTCGATGGACTTAACTCCAAAGAAAGGAACTCGTTttgcag gtggttctactaaacatttgccTCCGCCAAAGGTGAAACGCCGTAATGAAGAGTCGTCTTCGAGTGACGCCTTGACTccaaagaaaagag ACTCGTCTGTAACAGAATTTTGGGAATGGTGCCGGAATCAGTTGAGGGCGTTTTACAACACTATGTGTCAAGTGAAAATAACACCATGGGACCCAGACAACACGGTACACATTAATAGCATTTACATACAAGTAACGTTTTTACAAGACTACAGGAAACCTGACGGGACAACGAAAAAGAAGCTGGGAGACAGCAGTGAAGTATTAGAAGGTGACGAAGATCATCCCATCCGTAGACGAATTCTGGTGTATGGAAGACCTGGAATAGGAAAGTCTACTTTCACTCAAAAAGTAGCTGTGGATTGGGCAAATGGCAGAACGAAGATCCTCGAAAAGTTCAATCTTTTACTGTTAATCAGGTTACGAGACGTTTGTGGTATTTCGGACCTCTGTACCATGTTAAAAACAGCGGAACTGTTGTCTGCTGATGACCCGATGGCAGTCAATAACTTGTGTGAATATGTCCGTCAGAACCAAGAGAAAGTGCTGCTCATTTTGGATGGATATGACGAGTACAGCGGTGGAAAATCATCCATAATTCACGAGATTTGGAGAGGCAGTCAACTGAGAGACTGTTGTGTAATGATCACAACGCGGCCAGTGAAAGAGGATGAGCTTAGAGTGCCAAGTCACGCTCAGTTTGAAGTTAACGGGTTCGATAGCTGGgaacagaagaaacagtttgcaaGTAAGATTCTTCCTGATAAGGAGGACGTTAAAGGGCTACTTGAATACCTAAGAAAGCATGACCTCGTGGAGATGGCAGAGATTCCACTattattgttgatgttgtgtcttctgtggaaaaagaaaaaacctcaatTACCAACGTCTCGTGGCGAAATTTACGTAGAATTTATTCAGACTCTCTTGGATCATATGGCTATTAAAGACTCAGACAACGTCGCAACAGATAAAAGCATAGATGAATATCAAGaggaactttccaaaataggaAAACTTGCATTCGATGCTCTTTTGGAGGACTGCCTCTATTTTAACTTCAGTAAATTTCCGCCTGGTGATCTCTTCGAGAAGCTTATTCATGTCGGttttttccaagtttccaaACTTTCTGCTTTGAACCGTGGGAAGATCGTGTCTTTTCTTCACAAGTCCGTTCAGGAGTTTCTTGCCGCTTGGTTCATCGTTCAAGAAGCGAAGGTTAAGAAGAATGAAACCGTCACCTGCTTGTCAGGAATGGATACGTTTGAAAAATCAAGGAAGATGGCTGAAGTTCTAAAATTCGTTTGTGAGTTGTCATCAGAAGCTGCTGGCATTGTTTTTGATCATCTACGTTATGTCGGAGAGAAAGAAGGTCtcacaatttacaattttactAGGACGTCTTCTGTCGAAGATTTGTCTCTTGCACAAAAGGAGTTTATTCTATTGTGTGTCGATTATTTGTTTCGTTGTCCAGCCTCAGACAGACTAGCTGTGTATTCTGCATTTCTCTCATGTGTTAACCATGTTGTAATACTTGATAAGAAACACTCGTCTACTGCTGCCAAAACGCACTTCTTCAAAGACACCACCAGCTTTCCGAACTATTTATTTTACTCAGATTGGGAGAGTAATCATGATGATTTTCTATCCATATTGTTTGACTTGAACGTGGTCGTTTTAACGTGCTCTGGAGAAattaaagatgttaaaaaataCGCCGATTTACGCGAGGCGgactttttcctcaaaaaaagcgaaatgagaaactttatttattttcgtcGCATAACAAATGCTGTTTTTCGTTGTAAACTGTTTCATGAACTGATATCAGCGTCGGTTTGTTCTTCTCAGCCACCTGTGGATAATCTGCGAAATAATGAAGACGACAACATTGCACTGTCTTTGACTGAACATTATTTGTCACTGGTGAGAGAGGTTAAGTTATTTCCGGCAACAGTTGAGGATTTTGTTCTGTTGAAGAACTTGTTACCCTTATTAACAGCTCCTCGAGATATTGCTATATGGAGAAGGGTGACAGATGGCGTGGAAGTTAATTCGATTGAGAGCGGGattcacagaattaattttactGACAATCTCCACAGTTTAAACCTGAAAGGTATCAATCTAACAGCAAAGTGTGCTGCTTTTATTGCTGAGTCACTGCACCACTCTCCAAACTTGCATAAGCTCTACTTGTCATTGAACCCTTTACACAGCGGTGTGAGTCATTTGGCTGAGAATCTTCATCACGTGCCACAGTTGACTAAGTTAGAGTTAACTTGTGTACAAATGGGAGAAAAGGAATGTGCTGCACTGGCTGCCTCATTACAGtacttaaacaagttaaaagaaCTGGATATGTCTTACAATCCACTGGGTCATGGGATCATTGAACTGGCCAAGAACCTGAACAGTGTACCCAATCTGACTGAGCTGAAACTGTCGTCTACAAATATGGGTGAAGATGAAGCATCAGCACTGGATCGTGCACTTAAGGATGTACCAGAGCTGAGAAATCTTGATCTAGTGGGGAATCCACTTGGCAGAGGAGTCAGGGACCTGGTCCAGCATCTCAGCAGTGTTCCTAAGCTGAGTTTCCTGTACCTGCTCCGTGTTCAGATGACAAAGACAGAGACTGAAGAGTTGTGTACAGCAGTAAAAGGGAGAGGCATCACTTTGTTCACTGATTACCAT GTAATTGATATAGCAGGTGCAAGGTGGATCAAGCGACCTCTTACAGAAgctgagctgaaaaaaaaaggaataaggtTCAGAAAAGAGCAAGATGgtgacgacgacgacgatgatgataatgatgatgatgacgacgaagAGGAAGATAGCGATGATttcgatgatgatgatgatgatgatgatgaagctGACTGA